The Flaviramulus sp. BrNp1-15 genome has a window encoding:
- a CDS encoding chaperone modulator CbpM, which produces MEIQDLIPVQLICKRYNVPVSFIDTLHEFQLIEIIAQNNEYYMYTTQIKEVEKMMRLHYDLDINLEGVDAIYNLLKQVESLKKEITTLHNRLRLYEDL; this is translated from the coding sequence ATGGAAATACAAGACTTAATACCTGTTCAGTTAATTTGCAAACGTTATAACGTACCTGTCTCCTTTATAGATACATTACATGAATTTCAGTTAATTGAAATAATTGCTCAAAATAATGAGTATTACATGTACACCACACAAATAAAAGAAGTTGAAAAAATGATGCGATTACACTATGATTTAGATATTAATCTTGAAGGTGTAGATGCCATTTACAATTTACTAAAACAAGTTGAATCTTTAAAAAAAGAAATAACAACGCTACATAACAGATTAAGGCTTTATGAAGATTTATAA